A window of Fusarium musae strain F31 chromosome 1, whole genome shotgun sequence genomic DNA:
ATGTGCTTCGTCGCTTGTTAGTGGCATCATCGGTTTACGGTGCCTTATCATTTGCGCATATCTCGAGGCTAATACCTCATATCTACATCCGTCGTTTCTTTTTTAGAGGAATTCATCATGACTACAGCAACGAGTCGATAAACAATCCATGCATGTACTGCACTGGAGATAATTCATTGCTCGTACGTAAATGGTGCTCCTGGCGAGATCTCCGCCCTATGACGCTAGTGACGACATCACGCTCTCTAAGAGTGGATATCTGAAGATGCCAGCGCCCAATTAGAGAGCCTAGAGCCCTGCGatgtcttggcttggtggCGGCTGTTCCAGTGGGTTGGCTGCTGAGAATGAAATCACAGCAACGAGCTTGGAGCTTCACTCACTGCAAGGTTCCCCAGGCCGGAACCATCCATCAGTGGACTTTAATCTCTTGCAAGAGAAtggatgagtgagtgagtttATCGTGAtggtctgtctgtctctgaATTCGAACCCGACTATTTATGGAGTTTTTGATTGATTACTCGAGCCCCCATCTCCAGAGTCACTGGACTTGCTCCACAAACTGAGATTCGTGCCCATCGTAACTGTAACACTATTTCACATCAttactttttccttttcataTCCGTCGTATCACCCCAAGGTAGATCCGTTCCTCAACGAGTCAGGGAAAGCCACCTGTATCACAGCACTTATTCTCCTTCAGCTGGATTGCTTCACTTTTGACAAGAATGGAAAATATTGACCCGAGATGCTGATCATGACGATACTGCATCTGATACTGTATAACCACTCAATTTCGTCCACTGTCTATCTATTATTATCTCTTGTCTTCCATCTAAGACAAATGCAGCCAGTGTCAAAACAGGCTTTTAAATTCGACCTGGattgggctgggctggctgcTGACAGTACAACACCACTCGGACGTTACTTGGCTTTATGCCATGTTACCTGCTGGCCCGGTCTGGATCTCTATTTCAGACCCTGGCTGCATATTACCAACATGCCAAGATTGCTCATATTCCCTCTTGATTGGATTTCCTCGGAACCCAACGTCTTGCCAGGGCTTATAGCTCACCTGTTAATGGGAACATATGCTCCGTATTGAAAAGCAAAAATACTCATCGCAAAATTGGATGAAACGGCATGGACAATACTGCTTATCCCTCATCCGTCCTGGGTTGTAGTGTACAGTACAGAATGGCTTAGCTTATCCGGGCTGTGAGAAGCTCTGTGCGAGGGTCTAGACCACCATAGCCAGGGTTCACGGTGTTGTCAGTAGGCACACCGATGGGACGCCCGAAACGTCTTCTTTGGCCATGTGCTCTAGCCTTCCCCATAAGCGCCGTGACGCGGCAGTGAGTTCTGATATTTCCGCTGCCTAAATGAAGCTCGTGAGGTCATTACATACGCGGCTAGCATCATTTCTGATATCATCCAGCTTATACTCTCATGATGGTGGTGTCTTAGCTATACTGACCAGGGTTTCGAGACTGCGACAGAAACCCTGATTTGATGCTTGTTGGTTGGATGCCGTTCCTGGAACTTTGTCTCCATCAGGATCTCGGCACTTCGAGACAAGCGATTTTGACTCCAGACCCTTGGTAGTTCCCATGGACGGGTCACTGGTTTCTGAAacttccttcttcaacagatTGACTCATTGAGATATGATTCAGCTGGGTAGCATTGGAGTTCATCGTGCCAGAACCACTCATTATTCTCCGGTGCAAGAACcgaaacatcgtcatcacgCAACACGAACAGACTCGACTTTTGAACTCATTGAATAATTCATAACATAACATATCATGAAGAGCATGTCTTCCTACAACTTATAGCAACGATAAGGCACTGCGACGCTCTCTGCATATTCTCTCAACTTCCGATTCTTCCAACCATAGAACATCCTCAGGCCCAGGGCCACAACTGACACAAACAGCAGCAGAGCCGCATTGACCCAGTGCCCTGTCGTGAATCCTCCTTCTCGCTGTGACGTCTGGTAGATCCAAACACCGGGGATCTGTCCAACCCCGCCGAGACTAACGTTGAGGGCAATGGCTAGACCGGTAGAAGCCGTCGTGAACACATTGGAGCTGAGCCATCCCAGCATGGGTGGCATGCATGCAAAAGAGCCGGCTGTTGCCAATATTAAACCTCCGTAGCGGGCTTTATAGGCATTGGCCGGGACCACAGCCGATATAATGAAGCCAATAGCACCCACGGCAGCAGCCATGGCTGTGTGAACGCCTCGCGCGTTGAAGTGGTCCGCCGACCAAGCCACCAAAACCTGGCAGACTGTTGTGCACGGTCAGTTTTGTTCACCTCTTAAAGCCAAGAAAGCAGGTTAAACATACTATAAGCAATGGCCCACGGAGGCACGGTCATCAACTGTGCTTTTAAGTCATAATATCCCAACCCAACGGTAATTGATGGCGCAAACAAGCTCAAACTCGCAAACGCCGGCCCAGACGCAAAGTAAATCGCATAATGCGCATACAGTCGCCAGTCCATCAACGTTGCCTTGGCTTCTGCCCAGCTCATCGTGGGATGCGATTCCTTAGAACCCTCATGGTACATCCGGTGAATAGCCATATCTTTTTCTGCTTCAGATAACCATTTTGCCCGCTCCGGCCAATCGGGtaggaagaagagaacgagGAAGGCGGCCAGGCAAGACGGGATGccctcgatgatgaagagccaacGCCAGCCAGAGAGACCAGCTGTGCCATTCATGTGGCCGATGGCATAGGCGATTGCGCCGCCAAATGCGCCGGCTAGAGTGGCAGATGCAAGGATAAATGCGACGCTGGAGGGTTGAAGTTAGCATCTCGATTGTTGCACCCCGACAAACGGTAAAGCTTGGACACGGAGAGACTTACCGAACACTACGCTCGTCGTGCTTGTACCAAAACGTCAAGTAGTATACCAACCCAGGAAACAACCCAGCCTCGAAGACACCCAGTAGGAATCGGACAGCGGTGACACTACCAAAGCTGTTGGTGGCAGCCGTCAATATCGTCATTGCACCCCAGCAAAACATGAGAAAAGCGAGCCAACGACTGGGCCGTAACTTCTTGAGAAGTATGTTACTAGGAACTTCGAACACCGCATAAGAGACGAGGAATAGCATGAGGGAGATGACGAACTGGTGGTCTGTCATCTTGGTCTCACGCTGCATGTCGTTGTTGGTCGACGAATTGAGGATCATGGCGTTTCCGATATTCGTTCGATCgaggaaggacaagaagtaGATGGCGCCTGATAGTGGGATGATGCGCAGGTCTTGTTTCCTGAGAAGTTGCTTCTCGAGGTCGCTGATAGCTTCGGCATAGTGAACGTTGGCGTCCTGGGAGACGTGATGTTAGTATTTGCAGCGTTGGTGGCATGCGCACAAGTTGCGCAGAGGGTGAGGAGGGTATTTACAGCGTCTTTTCCGAGAGTCGAATCGACATCGTCAACGGCGGCCGGAGGAGGGAACGGCACAGGAATGGGCACCTTTTCCATTTCCACGTCGCTCGACATCCGGCCTGCGGCTACTCAGTGGCCGTGATGCgacgagatggaagaagatggtgtttGGTTTTTTCGATGTAGTCGTCGATGGAACGGATCGAGAAGAGTTGAGATCGGCAGGAGGGGGCGAATAGATGATCAGTTCGTGTTTCGTCTTGTGACACCGTCAGGAGCCGAGGGTGGCTTGTTTATGGTTGTTGCTATTGAGATAAGATATGGGCGGGACAAAAGAATAGAGATGAAAGATGAGAGATGAATGCCAAGACTGATCAAGACCGGGTTATGGACGGATATATATGGATGAATGTAGAATATATATCTCAGACCCAGAACAGACCCAGAACAGACCCAGACTCAGACCCTGGAGCCCCTAAGGGAAGGGACGCAGGAGATGAGCTGGATGTAATAGAGGGAATTGAAAGCGGAGCGACGCGCCTTCCCAGTGAGTGATTGGAGTCAATCGGATCGGAAGTAATGCAGAAGTGGGTGGGTAAGTTGGTTTAAGGTAGAGGAAGTGTACCAATGGCTCGAGTTTATTTTTCCTGGGCGTTTTGCACTCTTGACTCTTTTCGGGTTGGCAATTGTACACGACCTGGAAATAAGAGACGAGGAGTAGTACAAGCAATGAGCACGAGAcactcttgtcttgtctgtctTGGTATCGGTCTTGGGAGACAAGCACCAACAAAATGCGGGGGGAGACATTGACTTTATTAACAAGCTTTGCATTCAGATGCGGATGCACATGCAGATGTATCTGCAGCAGCTACTACGGCTTTTCTCACATTCTGACGCTCACTGACTGAGTCTACCTCTAACCTACTACTCAATGCATCCACCCACTAACTCACTCATCCTCGTTCGCTCGCTCGGCAAAACAACAGAGGATCCACCGCCCGCCGATCAGATCACCACTCGGATTGCTCCAATGACTCGCAGTGGCGCCATGAATGGGGTACTCTTTGACTCTTGTTTGAAGATGGTTATCTTGAGCAGGTAACGAATTCGAATGCACCTTTCCTTCACTAGTTAACCTCGTACGCATCCCGTATTAATGCGCTGTCTTGTCCTGTAAGCTCACCTCTTCCGGCCTGAACAACTCATCACTCTCACTAAGCAGCGCATCACAGCAACACAACACGAcactctccatcttcaaacGGTTGCACCCGCAACTGTAACTGTAACAGTGAATTCaatgcagaagaagctccaaGGTAACTCTACCCGCGCTCATCGCGGGAATACAAACGATCTTCTGTGTCTTTTTCGCTTTTGTGTCCCcactcttgatgatcttcacTCGTATACCAGAGCTGATGACCCAGTGGAACAAGGTAAAATTTCAACTCCAACAAGGCATACGAAAAACTTGAAGCATATGAAAGAAAAGTCTTATCAAAACAGGCGGAGGCTCCGCTTCGGCAATCCTACTCTAACCCCTCAGTGCGTAAACTGTGACTGTGACACAAAAAGACCACCCCCAAACCAAGCGGGGGCATAAGACAGGGAATAATAGAACAAGAGGTGCCCAATGCGTGATGAATTTCGCAATTTTTCAACAGTAGCCGCCGTAATGGCCCGGTTATACATAACTTTTCCTTCATAATTTGTGTCTCTATCATTACCAATCACTCAATTTCTGTTTCTCATCGTCTCGAATTTTCGCTTCACGGCCCTTTTCTTTATGTTCCACAACTCCGAGTTGCTCTCCCAAAAAAGCAGGATTCTTCGGCTCCGGGCCGGCCGGTGGAGTACCGGGGTCCCGATTCTCGGAGTTCTTCTGTCTTTGGGGGAATCTTAGATGTGAAGATCATTTGCTTGTTCGCAAATCACAGTCAGCCGTGTCGTCCTATTAGAGCCTGTAATTCCTAGATAGGTATCCCGAAGGAGAAACAGGTCACGAATTGAGTCTGCGCCATGCAACTCAACGCACAGCACATCCTCTCCAGCATCGTGAATCTTGGTAGAGGATGTCCGATTTCGGGTCTGTGTTGTATCCAGCTGATCGATTGATATCGAGGTATCTTCTTCCAGTCTGACTAAACCATCGGCAAGATGTTTACAAACCCCGAGGCCCCTGTCCATGATCAACCAGTCTGTCACCAATGTTGCATCAGCCAATTCGACTTCAGGTCACTTGactgttgaagctgcatgATGATGTTCACTCGAAATAACTGATAATAACTATGCCTCTAATTCCGCAAATCCGGAACTAATTCTCCTCCGTTTCTTCCTCTGAGCGCCACAGGAGCCATGCGATTACCATGCACAGCTTTAACCCTGCGGCGATCCATAAGGCTCCCGCAATGCCGACATAGCTTTGCGCAAACAACCCGCCGGCTATCACACCGACAAGTAGTAGCGTTGGCGCAGCTGCTCGCTGATTCCTCGACACGTTGTCCAATGCGAACAGCTCTTTGTCGGAGAATAAGTCGCAATACACACTTGTCAGGACCAGGCTGATAAGAGCGTTCTGCTTCAGAGCTCGACTGGCTACAGCTTGTCCACAGCTCTGGAAGGCCATGAGAGCGATCGGCATCAATACGTTCCATGCCAGGCTATCCGTGTTCGGACCGGGCGGTCGCAGGGTAACGATCAACGCAGCTGCGCTTGTGAGAAGGGCCTGGATTGTGAAAGATGCACAGAGAACCCAGCGACGTCTGGGAGAGACAAGCCGATGGAAGCGGGCGAATAGGAACGAGCCGAGACAGAAAGATGCAATAGAAAGGGCGGATTTGTATAGACGAGGGCCAGGAGTTGATGTCGCAAGGCTTGCCAGCCCGAGACCGACATATACAGTGTTTCCTGGTTCTTATTAGCCATCTATCTTCTTAATCGTTGCTATAAGTTACTGACCTGTCTGCATAGACACGAATGTTCCCCAGACCTGGATAGAGGAGCTGTCGAGAAGCCCAGTCACAACGTAACAGGCCAGTAACACGGCATCGGCCCACGAACAAGAGACATCATGTTGTAAACGTTCCTTCCAAGACTTCTTCTGGGGTCTAGAGAGTGACGATCCCAATAGTGGTGTTTCCTCGTCTCTCACAACTGTGTTGCGAACGCTGCGATCTACCGCTCTTACCATGACGCCGATGTCGCACTCGGCGCACTTGTCGCCAGTCCCTCGAATTAATAAAACGTCTCGAAATTCCAATTAGAGTCAAGTTATCAGAGAAATATGCCTAATTGAGTGAAATAACTATGGCTaaggaagaagttgaagaggaaaCGAAGTTGAAAGAAAGATTTGGTGCTAAAGACCCCTATGACGCCAGCCGCGCCAAACGATATCCACTTACGGTTCCAAGAAAACCGCCGAGATGATCCCAGCTATCAGTCACAAACAGTGGATTTGACGCCTGATGGGACGTTTAAGATCCATATCAGTCAATTGCCGATATTATTTACGCCAGATGTGAATTTAACTTGAAAGTCTTGTACTGTTCTTGTAAGTTGAATTTGCAGCGTCGTTGGTCATGAAATCCCGCCCAAGACAATGACGGCATCACCGAGAGTAGTTGATTAGACCAAAGTCAAAATATTTACTTGGATTTCTGAGTGTACTGTCGAAGATTCCGAGAATAGAAAACAATCCCATCCAATGTCATATTCACAAGTTCTTAAGCTTCGAGCTGGAGAGAGATGGCTATTCATATCCATACTCAGTTGACGAGTCGCTTTTTACACAACTCTTGTCTACTATTCACAGTCTTGATTTCGAGCATCATTTCTTGCAATTCCAAGTATTCATATCAAGTATAAACAAAGACTCCACATCGTATCTTATATATGAATTGTGGGCTGTTAAAGGTAAAGTACTATGTACAAGAACAAATAATTGTCAGGCACACAGGCGATTCCATGTGCTGCTGGTGATAGATGAACCAGCCACTAGTACTTAGGGGCAGCAGTAGCAGTAACATAGACAGTCTGGGTGACGGTCTTGGCTACACACTCCTTCTTGGAAAAGGGAGAGCTGGGGCGGCGAGGATGGGTGCGGGTTCGAGTGCGAGTGCGGCGGCCAGAAGGCTTGTTGACCTTGGTAGGTGCCTGGGTGGTAACAGGAGAGTTACCTGAGGCTTCCTCGTTGCAGTCATCCTCGCCATCGGCGTACGTGGGAAGAGTCTCAACAGGGGCTTGGGTAGTAACAGAGGCCACCTTGGTTGGAGCCTCAGTGGTAGCAGGCTCGTTGTCACCATCCACTGGATCAGCGGGGGCAGAGGGCTTGACAACAACTAAGGAAGTtttctcagcagcagcagatgaagCAACGTCAGTGGGTGCGGGGAGAACATCAGTCACAGAGCCAGGGACTGTAGCGAAAGAGGGACGAGGCGCACCCTCAGGGACGGCAGATTCTCCAGAAGAACCCccagcagcggcagcagacTCAACAGTCGAAGGCTTGGCCGCACCGGCATTGGGGGTCTTGGTAGCAGAAGGCTGAGCAACAGCAGTAGAAGCCTTGGTGGTAGATCcagagccggagccggagccacTGCCGTTGGAGACACAAGCAAAAGAGATTTTCTTGACATCAGCAGCCTGTGTAGGACCACTGAGAGACCAAGCCATGTTGACATAGGGCCAGCAGATACGGCCATCAGACATAGTGACCATGTCACCAGCAACGTAGGTATCCTCAGAAGTGATGGCAGAGCCAAGCTTCTTGCCTTTGCTGTCGACAGCCTGGAACTTGGTACCAGCAAACTTGCCCTTGCAACCCATGGCCTCGAACTCGCATACAGGGTTGGAGATCTCCTCCCAGGTAACCAAAGCAGTGGAAGCATCAAAAGTAGCAACGTGAGCGTTGGAGCAGTCGTTGGCACCATGAGTCACCCAGTTGACTTGGCTATCACCATCCTTGGCACCGACCATGGAGGAAGCCTGCTCGCCAATGAGGGTCTTCTTGTCAGAGAACAGAGCAATAGCAACGTTCCGGTTGTTGGTACGGTTCTCAGCATGAGTGTAGCCCTCACCCATCCAGTCGTTGAGAGTAAGATCGATAGCACCACGAGAAACCCAGGAGAAGATGTAAGAGTCAGCACCGATGAAACGAGCGAGAGAGCTGTAAGAACCACTCATTCCACCCATGGGCTCGTTGCTGGCACCGTTGATGACGCGCTCGTTGGAGACCTTGACACCGTTGTTGCTCATGCCCTGAGTCTCGGTGTTCAACCAGATAGCACCCTGATCTTCGGAGCAGAGGGAAGCGAAGGGAGGCTCATCGGCTGCTTCGAAGGCGATACCGGTGTTGTGAGAGCAgccccaagaagaagaagcaccctgaatctcctcaaccttgcccTCTGGGGTGATATAGCGGATGGCATCACCGAAGTGACCGGAAGCATCGCCACTGTAGGAGGTGACAACAATGTAGGCGGCGTAGTAGCCAGCCTTCTCAGAGAAGACGAGATCACCATTGATATCAGGAGAAGCAAGAGCGTTTCCTGAGAAGCCAGAGCCACCAAGGAGAGTTCGGAAAGCTTGCTTGCCATTGGTGTACTTGTAGATCACAGGAAGAGGGTCCTTGGCCTCTCCAGAGACAACCTCGTTGGTCAGGAGAGCAAAGCCATCGTTGTGGGCAACAAGACCACCAGCCTCCTTACCGTTCTTGACAGTCACGGGAgttccaacagcagcaaaggTCTTGGGTTCAACGCCCTGGACGTGGACACCAGTACCGCTAGCATCGAGGTAAGCCAGGAAAGCAGTCTTTCCATCGGGAGAGACGGCAAAGGGAGTTCGGCGATGGTGAGGAAGGCCAGTCCAGTAAGCTTCCTTGACAGGGTTGAAAGAGGCACCCAAGGTGAGGGTATCGACGTGGTTCtcgagggaggaggaggtgagTTGGGCAGCAGCCAGCGCCAGGCCGGCAGCGAAAGTGAGAAGACGAGACATTGTGATGTTGGCTTATATGTCAAGGAACGAATGTATTCGGTTGGGATAGTGTACGGAAAAGAACGTATGTAGTCAGAATGGTAAATGAATGAATAGAGCAAAAGAATGCAAAGAGGACTAGACCCCAGGTCAGTTATCCAAGCCAGCAGTGAGTGAAGCTATCGTCTCTCTGTCCTCCATCTAAGCCGGAGAGCAGCATCTcttataagtctataagCCGAACCCATGGCGTTCTACGCCAGCACAATGAACCAAGCTCAACATGTTTAAAGACGAGCTGAGAGCGGTGGAAAAACTCCAGAACAATTAACCCGTATGATGGCCACtcatagatagatagatggTGAATGGATGGTGGAACATCAAACAGGTACCGATTGAGGGGTGATCAAGCAAGCACAGCACAGGCTTTGTGTTTCAAACCCTTGGTGAAGAAACTAGTGTCGAGGAAAAGTTTCCTAAAGTTGCTGGATTTGGGAACAAATCTCTTAATGAATCCTTGTCATGTCTCGTGTCTCAGTGGGTTGGTGAAACTTCGGATATAACGTGAAAGGGCTGTTGTTCTTTGTTTTATCTGATGCCTGAGATGATCTTCGGCAGTTGTCAGCCTTATGCGGGACAGCTCAATGAGCCTCTATCGAGAATTACAACAAGTGAGATGAGAACATGACTATGACCAAGTCGAATCAATATACATCGATCATTGGGTTCTGTGAAGCATCAGGAGAGTTGTATTACAGGAGACAATTCCTGTTGTAAAGAGCTGACATGCTGGCAGACGGTGTTTGAAGACCCGAGGGAAGTTGAAGCTATACGCGGATTTGAGTATCATCCTTGCTCCTTCGTCCGTTTCTCGGAATCCGACATGGACGTTGTATCCTATCCTCGcctagccttattaataagcgGCCCAGCTCCAGAATTTCCCATCACCATGGTTTCACTTTCAGAATCCAAGAAATGTGAGAGCAGCCAATAGTGGGCAAATCTGACATAAACTCCCCGAGAGAAACGCATCGCCACGAATGGACAGCAAGACAGATCAAAGACATGTTACAGGGGGTAATCGACTAGTAGTTTATTCCCGTGCGCCTATCACTGACTTGCATTGTATTACATTGCATTCTgtaagacaagacaaggccAGACAGTTGTCAGAACTACCTTAGCGCCCGATGTGACATTTGGTTAGGTAGTTCAACCGACTCAGAGAGCGTGTGCAACGGATGCTTCGGCCTCGGAGCATGCGTTACATACGTAGGGGGTTAAACGGGTAATATTAAACATCCGATGCGAGATGGTCTATGAAGGAATGGAAATTGGCAGATGGATCATGGATCCATTTGATATTTATCATGGGTCGAGAACTGAGGCCGCCAAATATTAATGCCCGTCGATAGAACTAGCGAGGGATCTATTTTGGGACTGCCGAAGTTGAGGATTTCATTCTagaacatcatcatcaatctctaATGATAAGATCCATATATCACAAGCCTTCACTCTCTGTTATCCGTGGGTTGAATATTCCATTCCCATCAAATAAACAGTCTGGCCTCACGTGCTGTAGTCTCCCCTAAGGCACCCCTGAACATTGGGCGTCTGCAGAGGGAAAAGACTAGGCCTAGTTCGGCGACTCGCCTCAAGCCCCCCGCGTTGTTATTGATTCTCTTCTCGTATCGTGCATGATTGAGAAAACGAGGCTGAGCCCATTCATTCCAATCCCATCATTCAATAGGGGGGGCACTTTCACTACCTAGAGAGGCATCAACTACTAAGTCTAAGTTAATACCTTTACTTAcacattctcattctcattctcgcACTCATTTATTTCTCTTATTTATCCCTCACAGTCTAAAAACACGGCATCTTCTTAtccatctctttcttctgtaACGTCATCGTCAGCATCAGTATCAGTTTCTGCCTTGAGCTCGGCATCGGTCGGCTCActtgcatcatcaacatgatgCTCAAATATCTCACCAAGCCCACGAGGAAGAACATTTCTGATGCTCTTCTTATCTTGGGTGTGATTGGCAGTGTCATCTCAGTCATTTTGGCGTCCATTGTGTTTATTGCTGGCACCACCATTATTCGTGGTGATCCTGATCATCTTCTATGGAAGCCATTAGCCTTGGTCTCGGTAAGTTCACCCATAATCAGCCACTTCTCATATTCTTGATATTTCAGGAATTTGAAACATAAATCTATTTTTCCGGATCTTCCGGCTAACAAATTATCAGTTTGAAGGCATCGTTCCCAACAATGATACCTCCCATTTCTTGGTGCACCTAAACTGGTTCGCCAGTTCCTTCGGATGGGAACATCCCACAGCCCCCAAGGGTCTTCCAAAAGTTGGAATCACATCCTCAGGGCTACGATATCACTCAAATATCGTCAATGATCTTAACCAGATTGCCACTGAACTTCGACTACCAGAAGACACCTTCAACTGCCCCAAGCCGGGTCCGTATGAAGATCCATGTGGCAACATCTTCTTTGAAGCCTGGCGAAGCTACATGGCCAGCGGCGGGCTTCCAATTAGTAGCTGGATCGTCTGGATCAACATCTATGTCGCTCTGGTATTCAGCATCATGGACATTCTCCGAGAGTGGGTTATTCCCAACAGACCTCACTGGATGAAGTGTCGCTGCATCGTCGGCAAGCGATGGTGCCCTCTTCCCAAGGGCAGCAAGGAGGAAATCGAGCAATTCGACGACTACGTTTGGGACAAAGTTCGCCTCACCTACTGGGCCATTTCGGCCGCTTACTTTGGCATCGCTGCCGGTCACACATGCATCAACTCAGTTTTCTTTGTTCGTTACCTGAGCTATTTCGAGGAGCGTTTGCCAGATGGAATCAGCATGCACGGAAGACGACGCCTGGCTTCTGAGATCT
This region includes:
- a CDS encoding hypothetical protein (EggNog:ENOG41); this translates as MSSDVEMEKVPIPVPFPPPAAVDDVDSTLGKDADANVHYAEAISDLEKQLLRKQDLRIIPLSGAIYFLSFLDRTNIGNAMILNSSTNNDMQRETKMTDHQFVISLMLFLVSYAVFEVPSNILLKKLRPSRWLAFLMFCWGAMTILTAATNSFGSVTAVRFLLGVFEAGLFPGLVYYLTFWYKHDERSVRVAFILASATLAGAFGGAIAYAIGHMNGTAGLSGWRWLFIIEGIPSCLAAFLVLFFLPDWPERAKWLSEAEKDMAIHRMYHEGSKESHPTMSWAEAKATLMDWRLYAHYAIYFASGPAFASLSLFAPSITVGLGYYDLKAQLMTVPPWAIAYICQVLVAWSADHFNARGVHTAMAAAVGAIGFIISAVVPANAYKARYGGLILATAGSFACMPPMLGWLSSNVFTTASTGLAIALNVSLGGVGQIPGVWIYQTSQREGGFTTGHWVNAALLLFVSVVALGLRMFYGWKNRKLREYAESVAVPYRCYKL
- a CDS encoding hypothetical protein (EggNog:ENOG41), which encodes MSRLLTFAAGLALAAAQLTSSSLENHVDTLTLGASFNPVKEAYWTGLPHHRRTPFAVSPDGKTAFLAYLDASGTGVHVQGVEPKTFAAVGTPVTVKNGKEAGGLVAHNDGFALLTNEVVSGEAKDPLPVIYKYTNGKQAFRTLLGGSGFSGNALASPDINGDLVFSEKAGYYAAYIVVTSYSGDASGHFGDAIRYITPEGKVEEIQGASSSWGCSHNTGIAFEAADEPPFASLCSEDQGAIWLNTETQGMSNNGVKVSNERVINGASNEPMGGMSGSYSSLARFIGADSYIFSWVSRGAIDLTLNDWMGEGYTHAENRTNNRNVAIALFSDKKTLIGEQASSMVGAKDGDSQVNWVTHGANDCSNAHVATFDASTALVTWEEISNPVCEFEAMGCKGKFAGTKFQAVDSKGKKLGSAITSEDTYVAGDMVTMSDGRICWPYVNMAWSLSGPTQAADVKKISFACVSNGSGSGSGSGSTTKASTAVAQPSATKTPNAGAAKPSTVESAAAAGGSSGESAVPEGAPRPSFATVPGSVTDVLPAPTDVASSAAAEKTSLVVVKPSAPADPVDGDNEPATTEAPTKVASVTTQAPVETLPTYADGEDDCNEEASGNSPVTTQAPTKVNKPSGRRTRTRTRTHPRRPSSPFSKKECVAKTVTQTVYVTATAAPKY